In one window of Marinifilum sp. JC120 DNA:
- a CDS encoding NAD(P)/FAD-dependent oxidoreductase: MSNTSSNYDVIILGAGASGLYCAMHAAARGRKVLVLDHSGKAGRKIRVAGGGKCNFTNMDVVADNYISANPHFVKSALARHNQWDFISLVSEAGIEYEEREDGQLFTLDGAGLIAGLLVSKCHRAGVETLMNREIESISGEGPFVVKSGGQSFEAESLVVALGSPASPQVGATPFGYKIAEQYGLKTIPARPSLVPFTIGGRDGKFCKELSGNALPVSIECEGRVFRSDMLFTHKGISGPAVLQISNYWRRGSALTINLLPDHNISDLLEAHRSENTALHNFLARYFTRKMVGLLLDDQDGDTAISQLTKERRLALAERIHSWMVKPQGTEGFAKAEVASGGVDTDEISSKTMEAKKVPGLYFVGEVLDVTGWLGGYNLQWAWSSGYAAAQFV; encoded by the coding sequence ATGAGCAATACCTCTTCAAATTATGATGTAATTATTCTCGGCGCGGGCGCGTCCGGGCTTTATTGTGCCATGCATGCTGCTGCGCGCGGGCGTAAGGTGCTGGTGCTGGACCATTCCGGTAAGGCGGGGCGTAAGATCCGTGTTGCCGGGGGTGGCAAGTGCAACTTTACCAATATGGATGTTGTGGCGGATAACTATATTTCCGCAAACCCCCATTTTGTGAAGTCTGCATTGGCGCGGCACAATCAGTGGGATTTTATTTCTCTCGTTTCCGAGGCCGGGATTGAATATGAAGAGCGCGAGGACGGACAGCTTTTCACCCTTGACGGGGCCGGACTGATTGCCGGACTGCTGGTTTCCAAATGCCACCGTGCGGGCGTGGAAACACTTATGAACCGTGAGATTGAATCAATCAGCGGGGAAGGTCCGTTTGTGGTCAAGAGCGGGGGACAGAGTTTCGAGGCGGAGTCACTTGTTGTTGCGCTTGGATCGCCTGCATCGCCTCAAGTGGGGGCTACTCCGTTCGGTTACAAAATTGCGGAGCAGTACGGTTTGAAAACTATTCCGGCCCGGCCTTCCTTGGTTCCGTTTACTATCGGCGGACGTGACGGGAAGTTTTGTAAGGAACTTAGCGGCAATGCTTTGCCTGTTTCTATTGAATGCGAAGGGCGTGTCTTTCGCAGTGATATGCTTTTCACCCATAAGGGTATTTCAGGTCCGGCAGTGCTCCAGATTTCCAATTACTGGCGGCGTGGATCTGCACTTACTATTAATCTACTGCCGGATCACAACATTTCAGATCTTTTAGAGGCGCATCGCAGTGAAAATACTGCTTTGCATAACTTTTTAGCCCGCTATTTTACCCGCAAAATGGTCGGTTTGCTTTTGGATGATCAGGATGGTGATACCGCAATCAGTCAGTTGACCAAGGAACGCAGGCTCGCTTTGGCTGAGCGCATTCATTCGTGGATGGTCAAGCCGCAGGGAACCGAAGGATTTGCAAAGGCCGAGGTTGCTTCAGGCGGTGTTGATACTGACGAAATTTCGTCAAAGACCATGGAAGCCAAGAAAGTCCCCGGACTCTATTTCGTCGGCGAAGTGCTGGATGTGACCGGCTGGCTGGGCGGCTATAATCTGCAATGGGCATGGTCTTCGGGGTACGCGGCGGCGCAGTTTGTTTAG
- a CDS encoding GNAT family N-acetyltransferase produces the protein MGMVFGVRGGAVCLVWVCRMIEIKSVSSIPQGMRDEYLDSLTKAQDLYLEELVREGAVWLMGDMGYAVVSGDSLVEFFVPGEFREKLIFLFDTLVDFCRIKQVLCKSFDSDLLFVSLSRQVHMSTVGLLFREIADSSFHLVEGQCMRPANEADIDTIVAFDDGFFHDRAEIEHYFAEGNLYAFDCAGSVRGCGIVTPVIAGRNYMDVGVLVAPEFRNQGCGAYIVSFLKSAMLEQGYNPICSCSNENRASAKALQRAGFVCGHRVLKFVF, from the coding sequence ATGGGCATGGTCTTCGGGGTACGCGGCGGCGCAGTTTGTTTAGTATGGGTTTGCCGTATGATTGAAATAAAGTCTGTAAGCTCCATTCCGCAGGGGATGCGTGATGAATATCTCGACTCTCTGACCAAAGCTCAGGACCTTTATCTGGAAGAATTGGTCCGAGAAGGTGCTGTTTGGTTAATGGGTGATATGGGGTACGCTGTGGTAAGCGGTGATTCCCTTGTAGAGTTTTTTGTGCCCGGAGAGTTTAGGGAAAAATTAATATTCCTGTTTGATACTCTTGTTGATTTTTGCCGGATAAAGCAGGTGCTTTGTAAATCTTTTGATAGTGATTTGCTGTTTGTTTCATTGAGTCGGCAGGTACATATGAGCACAGTGGGACTTCTGTTCAGGGAAATCGCAGATAGTTCATTTCATTTAGTTGAAGGCCAATGTATGCGTCCGGCAAATGAAGCTGATATTGATACGATTGTGGCTTTTGATGACGGTTTTTTTCATGACCGTGCTGAAATTGAGCATTATTTTGCAGAAGGCAATCTTTACGCGTTTGATTGTGCTGGTAGTGTTCGGGGGTGCGGGATAGTCACCCCGGTTATTGCCGGTCGAAATTATATGGATGTCGGGGTGCTTGTGGCTCCTGAATTCAGAAATCAGGGCTGCGGAGCTTATATCGTTTCATTCTTGAAGTCAGCTATGCTTGAACAGGGTTACAATCCCATATGCAGTTGCAGCAATGAAAATCGTGCTTCTGCAAAGGCTTTGCAGCGGGCAGGCTTTGTTTGTGGGCATAGAGTGCTGAAGTTTGTCTTTTAA
- a CDS encoding response regulator produces the protein MKILLVDDEKINVLSASRLLEKQGHSVTTACNGLEALDKLEESDFECILMDIQMPEMDGYEAIDRIRDEFVFGEKSKTPIIAMTGHCYSDAFAEFERAGIKYYVCKPFDFKTLLDVIKEATTS, from the coding sequence ATGAAAATCTTGTTAGTTGATGATGAAAAGATAAATGTACTCTCCGCCTCACGTTTACTCGAAAAACAGGGGCACTCTGTCACGACGGCATGCAATGGCCTCGAAGCTCTCGATAAGCTGGAAGAATCAGATTTCGAATGCATCCTGATGGATATCCAGATGCCGGAAATGGACGGCTATGAAGCGATTGACAGAATCCGTGATGAATTTGTTTTTGGCGAGAAGTCCAAAACCCCCATCATAGCCATGACCGGGCATTGTTATTCTGATGCCTTTGCTGAATTCGAACGGGCGGGGATCAAGTATTACGTGTGCAAGCCGTTCGATTTTAAGACGCTACTTGATGTTATAAAAGAAGCCACTACAAGTTAA
- a CDS encoding hydrogenase: MTSNPYLPAMATIQEVIKETHNIMTFRVTLNNPEIRKNFTFEPGQVGQLSAFGIGEATFVINSTPTRMDYLQFSVMRTGEVTEKLHTLNAGDQIGVRAPLGNCFPYEEMKGKDIVFVGGGIGMAPLRTLLYYMLDNRKDYGKITLLYGARSPVDMAFSYELPEWMERDDLDTHLTIDAEYEGWKHNVGLIPNVLLDIKPSAKNAYAVTCGPPIMIKFTVQALAKLGFKDDQIITTLEKRMKCGVGICGRCNIGTSYVCQDGPVYTYEQLKALPNEM; this comes from the coding sequence ATGACTAGCAATCCTTATCTTCCGGCAATGGCCACCATTCAGGAGGTCATCAAGGAAACTCACAATATCATGACTTTTCGGGTGACTCTCAACAACCCGGAAATCAGAAAAAACTTCACCTTTGAACCCGGTCAGGTGGGACAGCTGTCCGCCTTCGGTATCGGTGAAGCAACATTCGTTATCAACTCCACCCCCACACGCATGGATTATCTGCAATTCAGTGTCATGCGTACCGGTGAAGTTACTGAGAAGCTGCACACCTTAAATGCCGGCGACCAGATTGGTGTCCGCGCTCCTTTAGGCAACTGCTTCCCTTACGAAGAGATGAAAGGCAAAGATATTGTCTTCGTCGGTGGTGGTATCGGTATGGCTCCTCTGCGTACCCTGCTCTACTACATGCTGGATAACCGTAAAGATTACGGCAAAATAACTTTGCTCTACGGTGCAAGAAGCCCTGTAGACATGGCATTCAGCTATGAGCTGCCCGAATGGATGGAACGCGACGACCTCGACACCCATCTGACCATTGATGCGGAATACGAAGGCTGGAAGCACAACGTGGGACTTATCCCCAACGTGCTGCTGGACATCAAGCCCTCGGCCAAAAACGCATACGCAGTAACTTGTGGACCGCCGATCATGATCAAATTCACCGTGCAGGCTCTTGCCAAGCTCGGTTTCAAGGATGATCAGATCATCACCACTCTTGAAAAACGCATGAAATGCGGCGTCGGCATCTGCGGTCGTTGCAACATCGGCACCAGCTACGTATGTCAGGACGGTCCTGTCTACACATACGAACAGCTTAAGGCACTGCCTAACGAAATGTAA
- a CDS encoding hydrogenase translates to MAKFIKSDKVSAWLEELGQKHEVLAPRNEGDSIVFKPYDSKKGFNIEREATAPPKKACFPQSETLVEFSHIKDLENPEKVALDVKETIPDSSWVVFGSRPCDARGFTMFDRVYLNGKHVDVYYKARRENTFFITLACEKGETTCFCNWVGSGPSDPSGSDVLMVPVDSGYFLEAVSDRGEALLASSLLEDGGSKQAEADKVRAKADQSMGEAQDLSKAPAKLLEAFDDQDFWEEQSAKCLSCGACTYLCPTCYCFNITDESDGVKGERIRSWDNCMSSMFTMEASGHNPRPTKAHRLKNRVGHKFSYYPDLHDGVISCCGCGRCIKSCPVGVDIREIVLNAIAYEAKEKAND, encoded by the coding sequence ATGGCAAAATTCATCAAATCCGACAAGGTATCGGCATGGCTGGAAGAACTGGGTCAGAAACACGAAGTGCTCGCTCCCCGCAATGAGGGCGATTCCATTGTGTTCAAGCCCTACGACTCCAAGAAAGGTTTCAACATCGAACGCGAAGCAACCGCGCCCCCTAAAAAGGCCTGCTTCCCTCAGAGTGAAACCCTCGTGGAATTCAGCCACATCAAAGATCTTGAGAATCCTGAGAAAGTGGCCCTTGACGTTAAGGAAACCATTCCTGATTCATCATGGGTTGTTTTCGGCAGCCGTCCCTGTGACGCGCGCGGATTCACCATGTTCGACCGTGTTTACCTGAACGGCAAACACGTGGACGTATATTACAAAGCCCGCAGGGAAAACACCTTCTTCATCACTCTCGCGTGTGAAAAAGGCGAAACCACCTGCTTCTGCAACTGGGTTGGTTCCGGACCTTCCGATCCCAGCGGATCTGACGTGCTCATGGTTCCCGTGGATAGCGGCTACTTCCTTGAAGCAGTCAGCGACCGCGGTGAAGCACTGCTCGCCAGCTCCCTGCTGGAAGACGGCGGCTCCAAACAGGCTGAAGCGGATAAAGTTCGCGCCAAAGCCGACCAGTCCATGGGCGAAGCACAGGACCTTTCCAAGGCTCCGGCAAAGCTTCTCGAAGCTTTTGACGATCAGGACTTCTGGGAAGAACAGTCCGCCAAGTGCCTCAGCTGCGGTGCATGCACCTATCTCTGTCCCACTTGCTACTGCTTCAACATCACCGATGAATCCGACGGAGTCAAAGGTGAGCGCATCAGAAGCTGGGACAACTGCATGTCCTCCATGTTCACCATGGAAGCCAGCGGACACAACCCCCGCCCAACCAAGGCCCACCGCCTTAAGAACAGAGTCGGCCACAAATTCAGCTACTACCCGGACCTGCATGACGGAGTTATCTCCTGCTGCGGTTGCGGTCGCTGTATCAAGAGCTGCCCCGTGGGCGTGGACATCCGCGAAATCGTCCTGAACGCTATTGCATATGAAGCAAAGGAGAAGGCAAATGACTAG
- a CDS encoding 4Fe-4S dicluster domain-containing protein: MKNLEDLKKQIKDALPELDVVIGWSDSFDPLHATPHFIRREADIDKLKVDALCVHNLATYLPSLKGKKVGIVVKGCDSRSVVELLQENLIKREDVTIFGFGCNGVVDQTKIRRAVGDVGQVETCEVSETEVKLTVAGKEHKLPMADVIADKCQTCRYPNAVVSDQFIGDEIKATASFEDGYKDLEEFEAKSTEEKFSFWLGEMDRCIRCYACRNACPMCVCRDHCVAQSRDPHWLSQEAHVRDKWMFQVIHAYHLAGRCTECGECQRACPVDIPILLFKKKFNKEIKEVFNYEAGLDPEAKPPLQTFKIDEPTIKEKEW; the protein is encoded by the coding sequence GTGAAAAATCTGGAAGATCTTAAAAAACAGATTAAGGATGCCCTGCCTGAATTGGACGTGGTCATCGGCTGGTCGGATAGTTTCGACCCGCTGCATGCCACCCCCCACTTCATACGCAGGGAAGCAGATATAGATAAATTGAAAGTGGACGCGCTCTGCGTTCACAACCTAGCTACCTACCTGCCCTCCCTGAAGGGTAAAAAGGTCGGTATCGTGGTCAAAGGCTGCGACAGCCGCAGTGTAGTTGAACTGTTGCAGGAAAACCTCATCAAACGCGAAGACGTGACCATCTTCGGTTTCGGCTGCAACGGTGTTGTGGACCAGACCAAGATCCGCCGCGCAGTGGGTGATGTAGGACAGGTTGAAACTTGCGAAGTGAGTGAGACTGAAGTCAAGCTCACCGTTGCAGGCAAAGAGCACAAGCTGCCCATGGCTGACGTCATTGCTGACAAATGCCAGACCTGCCGCTACCCCAACGCAGTGGTTTCCGACCAGTTTATCGGTGACGAGATAAAGGCCACCGCTTCCTTTGAAGACGGATACAAAGACCTTGAGGAATTCGAAGCCAAGTCCACCGAAGAGAAATTCAGTTTCTGGCTCGGTGAAATGGATCGCTGCATCCGCTGCTACGCCTGCCGTAACGCATGCCCCATGTGTGTATGCCGCGATCATTGCGTGGCCCAGTCCCGCGATCCGCATTGGCTGAGCCAGGAAGCCCACGTCCGCGACAAGTGGATGTTTCAGGTTATCCATGCCTACCATCTCGCCGGACGCTGCACCGAATGCGGTGAATGCCAGCGCGCCTGCCCGGTAGACATTCCCATCCTGCTCTTTAAGAAGAAGTTCAACAAGGAAATCAAGGAAGTCTTTAACTACGAGGCCGGACTCGATCCCGAGGCCAAACCTCCGCTTCAGACCTTCAAGATTGATGAACCTACTATCAAGGAGAAGGAGTGGTAG
- a CDS encoding hydrogenase iron-sulfur subunit gives MPVLEGKELRIVGFLCNWCSYGGADTAGVGRFTQPTDLRVIKVPCSGRIDPLFIVKTLMSGADGVLVSGCHPNDCHYAEGNFYARRRLEMLKRFIPMLGIDPDRFDYTWVSASEGQRWQEVVTKFTEQIHKLGPAQKIEGPEAEETLKLMEASL, from the coding sequence ATGCCGGTTCTAGAAGGTAAAGAACTCAGAATCGTCGGTTTTCTCTGCAACTGGTGCTCCTATGGCGGCGCGGATACCGCAGGCGTAGGAAGATTCACCCAGCCGACTGATTTAAGGGTTATCAAAGTTCCCTGTTCAGGAAGAATAGATCCTCTGTTTATTGTGAAAACACTCATGTCCGGTGCGGACGGAGTGCTCGTGTCCGGTTGTCACCCTAATGACTGCCACTACGCTGAAGGTAACTTCTATGCCCGCCGCAGGCTCGAAATGCTCAAAAGGTTTATCCCCATGCTGGGAATCGACCCTGACCGTTTCGACTACACCTGGGTTTCCGCATCAGAAGGCCAGCGTTGGCAGGAAGTTGTGACCAAGTTCACCGAACAGATTCACAAACTCGGCCCGGCCCAGAAAATTGAAGGCCCGGAAGCTGAGGAGACACTCAAATTGATGGAAGCCTCCCTCTAG
- a CDS encoding CoB--CoM heterodisulfide reductase iron-sulfur subunit A family protein — protein sequence MKIGVFVCHCGTNIEGTVDTAAVAEAAREFPGVVFATDTMYACSEPGQDGIIEAIKEHKLDGVVVASCTPRMHEPTFRKTLERAGLNRYLFEMANIREHVSWIGKDREANTNKSVDLVRMAAAKLINNKPLNAKFFDMNKKVMIVGGGVAGIQAALDCADGGLDVILVEKTSSIGGKMAKLDKTFPTVDCSSCVLGPRMVDVAQHPNITLHAYSEIEEVNGYVGNFEVKIKKKASYVNWDLCTGCGICMEKCPSKKADNPFDEYLGKAPAINIPFPQAIPKKAVIDPDFCIKIKRDKCGVCAKVCPSEAIDYTQQDEFITEEVGAVVAATGYDLFDWTVYGEYGGGQYPDVITSMQYERMLSASGPSEGHVKRPSDGKEPKNVVFIQCVGSRDKSVDRPYCSGFCCMYTAKQSILTKDHIPDSQSYVFYMDIRAPGKMYDEFTRRAMEEYGAKYIRGRVSMIYPKGDKLIVRGADTLMGDQVEVDADLVVLAVGVEAANGATDLAKKLRISYDNYGFFMEGHPKLKPVETNTAGVFLAGACQGPKDIPASVAQGSAAAAKVLAMFSKDQLESDPAISVVDIKRCIGCGKCISTCPFGAIKEVDFRGMVKAEVIETICQGCGICTSTCPQGAIQLQHFTDNQILAEVNAVCRF from the coding sequence ATGAAAATAGGAGTTTTTGTCTGCCATTGCGGGACTAACATCGAAGGTACCGTGGACACTGCCGCTGTAGCAGAAGCCGCGCGTGAATTCCCCGGTGTTGTTTTCGCAACAGATACAATGTACGCCTGCTCCGAACCCGGACAGGACGGAATAATAGAAGCTATCAAGGAACACAAACTCGACGGCGTAGTCGTTGCATCCTGCACACCCAGAATGCACGAACCCACCTTCCGCAAAACGCTGGAAAGGGCCGGACTCAACCGCTACCTCTTCGAAATGGCCAATATCAGGGAACACGTTTCCTGGATCGGCAAAGACCGCGAAGCCAACACCAACAAATCCGTTGACCTTGTTCGCATGGCAGCGGCCAAGCTGATCAACAACAAGCCTCTTAATGCCAAATTCTTTGACATGAATAAGAAGGTTATGATTGTAGGCGGCGGTGTTGCCGGTATTCAGGCGGCTCTCGACTGCGCCGACGGCGGCCTCGATGTTATCCTTGTTGAAAAAACATCCTCCATCGGCGGTAAGATGGCAAAACTGGATAAGACATTCCCCACTGTGGACTGCTCCAGTTGCGTTCTCGGACCTCGCATGGTTGACGTTGCCCAGCATCCCAATATTACTCTTCATGCCTATTCTGAAATTGAAGAAGTTAACGGGTATGTAGGTAACTTCGAAGTCAAAATCAAAAAGAAAGCCAGCTATGTTAACTGGGATCTCTGCACAGGTTGCGGAATCTGCATGGAAAAATGTCCCAGTAAAAAAGCTGACAATCCTTTTGACGAATATCTCGGCAAAGCCCCGGCAATCAACATCCCCTTTCCGCAGGCTATCCCCAAGAAAGCGGTTATCGATCCCGATTTCTGCATTAAAATCAAAAGGGATAAATGTGGCGTATGCGCCAAGGTCTGCCCTTCAGAAGCAATTGATTATACCCAGCAGGATGAATTCATCACCGAAGAAGTGGGCGCAGTTGTAGCCGCTACCGGTTATGATCTCTTCGACTGGACAGTATACGGTGAATACGGCGGCGGTCAGTACCCCGACGTTATCACCTCCATGCAATATGAACGCATGCTCTCCGCTTCCGGACCTAGCGAGGGACACGTTAAGCGTCCTTCCGATGGTAAAGAGCCTAAGAACGTAGTGTTTATTCAGTGCGTAGGTTCCAGAGATAAATCTGTTGACCGTCCCTACTGCTCAGGTTTCTGCTGCATGTATACCGCCAAACAGTCTATCCTCACCAAAGACCACATTCCCGATTCACAGTCTTATGTCTTTTATATGGACATCCGAGCACCGGGAAAAATGTACGACGAGTTCACCCGTAGAGCCATGGAAGAGTACGGAGCAAAATACATCCGTGGTCGCGTATCCATGATCTACCCCAAAGGTGATAAACTGATAGTACGCGGCGCTGATACCCTTATGGGTGATCAGGTTGAAGTCGATGCTGATCTTGTTGTACTGGCTGTCGGTGTCGAAGCAGCAAACGGAGCCACCGATCTGGCTAAAAAGCTGCGTATATCCTACGACAACTACGGTTTCTTCATGGAAGGACACCCCAAACTTAAGCCTGTTGAAACTAACACTGCCGGTGTTTTTCTTGCTGGTGCCTGTCAGGGCCCCAAAGATATTCCGGCATCTGTTGCACAGGGTAGTGCGGCGGCGGCAAAAGTTCTGGCCATGTTCTCCAAGGACCAGCTGGAAAGTGACCCCGCGATTTCTGTAGTCGATATCAAACGCTGCATCGGTTGCGGCAAATGCATCAGCACCTGCCCCTTCGGAGCTATTAAAGAAGTAGACTTCCGCGGCATGGTTAAAGCTGAGGTGATTGAAACAATTTGTCAGGGTTGCGGTATTTGCACATCCACCTGTCCGCAGGGTGCAATCCAGCTCCAGCACTTTACTGACAACCAGATTCTCGCGGAGGTTAACGCAGTATGCCGGTTCTAG